The Ralstonia pickettii DTP0602 genome segment GTGGAAAGCAATGCGTTGGAAGTCCATATCCACCACCTGCGCCGCAAGATCCACCCCAAGATCGTGCGCACCTTCCGCGGCGCCGGCTACACGCTGGGTGCGGCGGAGGATTGCGTATGACGCTGCAGCGCCGCCTGATCCTTGCGGTCCTGATCGCGGCGCCGGTGGTGTGGCTGCTGACCATCGGCATGACCTATGTGCGCGCCCGGCACGAGATCAACGAGCTCTATGACACCGACATGGTGCGCATGGCGCTGCAGATGCATTCGGTGGTGCCGCTGGTCGATGTCGCCGCCGCGCCGTCGCGCACCAGGCTGCCCCAACTGGTGGAGGGTGACCAGGGCGATGCCGGCCTGGGCGATCTCGCCATCGCCGCCTGGCTGCCGGACGGCAAGCCGCTGCATATCGATCCCGAGGGCGACCTGCTGCCGCGCGCCCCGGGCGTGAAGGGCTTCACCGATATCACCATCAACAAGGAACCGTGGCGGCTGTACTACCTCGCCGACCCCGATACCGGCTGGCGCGTCTGCGTCGGCCAGCAGCTCGGAGAGCGCAATGAGCTGATCCTGTCCTATATCGCCGCGCAGGTGCTGCCGTGGGCCGCCGGCCTGCCGGTGCTGATCGGGCTGCTGATCTGGTTCATGCGGCGCGCATTGGCGCCGGTGCGGGCGCTGTCGGCGGATATCGAAGGCCGCACGCCTGAGGACCGCCGGCCGCTCAGCCTGGAGGCCGTGCCCGGCGAACTGGTGCCGCTGGTCCATGCGACCAACCGGCTGCTGGCGCGCGTGTCCGACTCGATCGAACACGAACGGCGCCTGACCGCCGACGCGGCCCATGAGATGCGCACGCCGCTGGCCGCGCTCAAGGCGCAATGGGAGATCGCCGAGCGTTCGCCCGACGAGACCGAGCGCGCCCAGGCACGCGCCAACGTGGCCGCAGGCATCGACCGTATCGGGCGGCTGGTGTCGCAGTTGCTGACGTTGAGCCGGCTGGAAGATGCTTCCGGCCTGCCGTCGCGCCAGCCGGTGAACTGGGTGCCGGTCGCGCAGCAGGCGCTGTCCGACTGCCTCGGGCTGGCCCGGCAGAAGCAGGTCGACGTGGAACTGGAATGGCCCGGCGCGGGACGGGCGCCATTGCCAATCGCGGGCGATGCCAACTTGCTGTCGCTGATGCTGCGCAACCTGCTCGACAACGCCATCCGCTACAGTCCGCCAGACGCGCTGGTGACGATCGATTTCCAGCCGGATGGCATCACCGTGCGCGACCAGGGGCCGGGCGTGGCGCCGGATCTGCTGGCCCGGCTGGGCGACCGCTTCTTCCGCGGCGGCAACGGGCAGCGCGAGCACGGGCACGGGCTTGGCATTTCCATCGCGCAGCGCGTGGCGCGGTTGCATGGGCTCGAGATCGCGTTTGCGAACCGCTCCGATGGGGCGGGCAAGGGCCTGGCAGTGCGGATTGTGCGCAGCGCCTGAAGCCAAAAACGCCCCGCACGGCTTCCCGTGCGAGGCGTCCTGCCATGCTCTCGCGGTTCAGCGCTTGAGCTTGGCAAAGGCCGCGGCCATCGCGCCCGCCGGCTCCTGCTCGCGGCGGCCGCCGTTGGAGCCCTTGCCGCCATTGCGCTGGCCACCACGATCGCCACGGTCGCCGCCGGCGCGTGCCGGGGTCTGGCCCGGCTCGTCGTCCAGCCGCATCGACAGGCCGATGCGGTTGCGCTTGACGTCGACCTCCATCACCTTGACCTTGACGATCTGGCCGGCCTTGACCACCTCGTGCGCATCCTTGACGAACTTGTTCGACAGCGCCGAGATATGGACCAGCCCGTCCTGGTGCACGCCGATATCGACAAACGCGCCAAAGGCCGCCACGTTGGTGACCACGCCTTCCAGCACCATGCCGGGCTGCAAGTCCTTCACGTCTTCCACGCCTTCCTGGAAGGTCGCGGTCTTGAACTCGGGACGCGGGTCGCGGCCGGGCTTTTCCAGTTCGGACAGGATGTCGCGCACGGTCGGCAGGCCGAACGATTCGTCGGTGAACTTTTCCGGCGGCAGGCCGCGCAGCGCGTCGCGGTTGCCCATCACGTCGCGCAGGCCCTTCTTGATGTGCTCCAGGATGCGCTGCACCACCGGATAGGCTTCCGGGTGCACCGACGAGCGATCCAGCGGGTTATCGCCGTCGTTGATGCGCAGGAAGCCGGCGGCCTGCTCGAACGTCTTGTCGCCCAGGCGCGGCACCTTCTTCAGCGCAACGCGGTTGGGGAAGGCGCCGTTGGCATCGCGGAACTCGACGATATTGCGCGCCAGCACCGTGTTCAGGCCCGACACGCGCGCCAGCAGCGGTGCGGAGGCGGTATTGACGTCGACGCCCACCGCGTTCACGCAGTCCTCGACCACGGCGTCGAGCGCGCGCGCCAGCTCGCGCTGGTTGACGTCATGCTGGTACTGGCCCACGCCGATCGACTTGGGATCGATCTTGACCAGCTCGGCCAGTGGGTCCTGCAGGCGGCGCGCGATCGACACGGCGCCGCGCAGCGACACGTCCAGGTCCGGGAATTCCTTGGCGGCCAGCTCCGAGGCGGAGTAGACCGAGGCGCCGGCCTCGCTGACCACGATCTTGGTCAGCTTGAGCTCGGGCATCTGCTTCATCAGGTCCTGTACCAGCTTGTCGGTCTCGCGGCTGGCGGTGCCGTTGCCGATCGACACCAGCGCCACGTTGTGCTGCTTCGCGAGGCGCGCCAGCGTGGCGAGCGAGCCGTTCCAGTCACGGCGCGGCTCGTGCGGGTAGATGGTGGCGGTGTCCAGCAGCTTGCCGGTGCTGTCGACCACGGCGATCTTGCAGCCGGTGCGGATGCCGGGGTCGACGCCCATCACCGACTTGGGACCGGCCGGCGCGGCCAGCAGCAGTTCATGCAGGTTGCGGCCGAACACCTTGATGGCTTCGCCTTCGGCGGTTTCGCGCAGCTGGGTCAGCAGTTCGGTTTCCAGGTGCGGCTGCACCTTGACGCGCCAGCACCAGCGGCATACGTCGCCCAGCCACTTGTCGGCCGGGCGGCCCAGGTTCTGGATGCCGACGTGGCGCGCGATCATGCCTTCGCACGAGTGCGGAACCATCGCGTCCTGTTCTTCGCCCAGCCCCAGCTTGACCATCAGCACGCCCGCATTGCGGCCGCGGAACAGCGCCAGCGCGCGGTGCGAGGGTACGGTGCGGATGGTTTCGCTGTAGGCGTAGTAGTCGCGGAACTTCTCTTCCTCGGCGGTTTCCTTGCCTTCCATCACGGTTGACGCGACCACGCCGTTGGTCCACAGGTGTTCGCGCAGCTTGCCGAGCAGTTCGGCGGTCTCGCCGAACTGTTCCGACAGGATGTCGCGCGCGCCGTCCAGCGCGGCCTTCACGTCGGGCACGCCGCCGTCGGCGGTCGGGTTGCCGTTGACGTACTTGGCGGCTTCGGTCTGCGGGTCCAGCGTGGGATCGGCCAGCAGGGTCTGCGCCAGCGGCTCCAGCCCGCATTCGCGCGCGATCTGGGCGCGCGTGCGGCGCTTGGGCTTGTAGGGCAGGTAGAGGTCTTCCAGCGTCTGCTTGGTTTCAGCGGCCTCGATGGCGGCCTGCAGTTCTGGCGTGAGCTTGCCTTGCTCCTGGATCGACGCCAGGATGGCCGCGCGGCGGTCTTCCATGTCGCGCAGGTAGAGCAGGCGCTCTTCCAGGTTGCGCAACTGCGTGTCATCCAGGTTGCCGGTCACTTCCTTGCGGTAGCGGGCGATGAAGGGGACGGTGGCACCTTCGTCGAGCAGCGCCACGGCGGCCGCGACCTGGCGGGGCTGGACGGACAGCTCGGCCGCGATGAGCGACACAATCTTTTGCGAGACGGATGCGGGCAGGTTGGACATCGGGAACGCGGCGGGAAACGCAGTCAGTCGAAAGCGGGGCATTTTGCCACAAGCGCGCGGCGGCTCATCACGCGGGTGCAGCATGCAGGTGCGGCGGGCGGGTGCGGCGGGCGGCGCCGCGCGCACGTCCGATCCGCGCCGGGGGGCGCGCGGTGCGGCCGGCGCTATGCCCCGCAGGGGCCCCGCGCAGTGCCCCGAGGTGGCCGCGGAGGCAGGCCGGCACGCGGCCCGGATGCTAGAATCCCGTCATGATCGTCAAGCCCCGTCCGGCCGCCGCCAAGGCCACATCGCCGGCCGCCTCCGAGGCGGCCATCCTGGCCATGCCCACGCTCGCCAACGTGCCCCGAACCTTCCCGTCCCATGCCCGCATCGCCTTGCCAGCGCTGGTCGTGGCCGCCTGCGCCGCGCTGATGCCGGTGCGCGAGGTGCTCGCGCAGGCGCCGGCCCCGGCCGCCGCGCCGGTGGCTGGCGCCGGCGCCACCCGCGACTTCGCCGCCGAACGCAAGGCCATCGGCGATTCGCGTGCCTGGACCAACTATCGCTTTGCCGCCGCCGAGCACGAGTGCTACGGCAAGTTCTTCGTCAACCGCTGCATCGACCAGGCCAAGGAAATCCAGCGTGGGGAGCTGCAGGTGCTGCGCACGCGCGAGCTGGAAGTCGGCGAGGCCGAGCGCGCCCACCGTGCCGCCGAGCGCGACCGCGAACAGGCGCTGCGCCGTGCCGAGTTCGAGGCCAGCCAGCCGAAGCGCGCCGCCAGCGAGCAGTCCAGCCGCGAAGCCTTCGAAAAGAAGCAGCAGGAGCAGCAGCTGCGCGATGCGCAACGCCAGGGCGAAGCGCCGCAGCGTGCCGCCAACGCGCAGGCATATCAGCAGAAGCAGTCTGACGCCCGCATGAAAGAGGCGCAGCAGAAGGGCGCTGCGCAGGCCCAGCAGCGCCAGGAGAACGTGAAGGCGTACGAGGCCAAGCAGCGCGACCTGGAACAGCGCCAGAAGGAGCTGGAAGAGCGTCGCGCCAAGGCGAAGGAGCAGCAGAACCCGGCGTCGGCACCGCGCCCGTTCGGCTTCTGAGGCGGCGGTACGTGACTGCGCACCGGAGGCGCATATGGACAGCAACCTGAACACCCTCGAACGGCGCATCATGGAGTTGCAGATCGAGCATCGCGACCTGGACTTCCTGATCGACCGGCTGGCCAGCGACGCAGTCCATGACGAACTGCAGCTACGCCGGCTGAAGAAGCGCCGGCTCAAGCTGAAGGACGCCATCACGCTGCTGCAGCTGCAGCTCGAACCCGACGTGCCGGCCTGAGCGCAGCCGCGCTCGCCGCACCGATCGCCGCCGGCCTTGTCCGGCGGCCTACATAATTCCCCCCCCAAGCCTTGTCCGACCTTCCCGATTCCCCTGAGCTGTCCGATGCCGTCGAAGTGACCGACGCCGAGGCGCCCGCACACGCCGCGCCCGCCGACGCCACCGCCAGCCGCGGCGCCGAACTGGGCACCATCTTTGCCGATACCGGCACGCTGGCGCAGGCCATCCCTGGCTACCGCCCGCGCGCCGCGCAGCACAAGATGGCCGAGGCCGTCGCCGGCGCGATCGCAGAGAGCGACACCGTGATCGTCGAGGCCGGTACCGGCACCGGCAAGACCTACGCCTACCTGGTGCCGGCAATGCTGTGGGGCGGCAAGGTGATCCTCTCCACCGGCACCAAAAACCTGCAGGACCAGCTGTTCCTGCGCGACATCCCCACGGTGCGCCATGCGCTGAACGTACCGGTGTCGGTGGCGCTGCTCAAGGGCCGCGCCAACTACGTCTGCCACTACCACCTGGAACGAGCACAGGCCAACGGGCGCCTGGCGTCGCGCCAGGATGCGGCGTGGCTGCGGGATATCGGCCGCTTCGTCAAGGAAACCTCGACCGGCGACAAGGCCGAGCTGGCGTCCGTGCCGGAGAACGCGCCGGTCTGGCAGATGGTAACGTCCACGCGCGACAACTGCCTGGGCTCGGAGTGCCCGTTCTACAAAGACTGCTTCGTGATGCGCGCGCGCAAGGAAGCGCAGCAGGCCGACGTGGTGGTGGTCAACCACCACCTGTTCTTTGCCGACGTGGTGCTGCGCGATACCGGCATGGCGGAGCTGCTGCCGGCGGCCAACACCGTGATCTTCGACGAAGCCCACCAGCTGCCCGAGACCGCGACGCTGTTCTTCGGCGAGACGCTGTCGACCAGCCAGCTGCTCGAGCTTGCGCGCGATACCGTGGCCGAGGGCCTGTCGCATGCGCGCGATGCGGTGGACTGGGTGCAGCTTGGCGCGCCGCTGGAACGCGCCGCGCGCGACCTGCGCCTCGCCTTCACCAAGGACAACGCGCGCCTGGCGCTCGGCCAGATCGAGGCCGACCGCCGCATCGCCGAGCCCTTCAACGAAACGCTGGATGCGCTGGACGAGGCACTGTCAGACTTCGTCGAGATGCTGGAAAGCCAGGCCGAGCGCGCCGAGTCGCTGCAGCAATGCCACCGCCGTGCGCTGGAACTGGCCAACAAGCTGGCTGCGTGGCGCAGCGAAGCCGCGGCCGCCCCGGCGCCGCAAGCGGCCGAGGGAGAGGGAGAGGCCGCGGCAGTCCCTGCGGTCCCTGCCGGCCCCGAGACGGTGCGCTGGGTCGAGGTGTTCTCGCATACCGTGCAGCTGCACCGCACGCCGCTTTCGATCGCGCCGATCTTCACGCGCCAGCGCGACGGCCAGCCGCGCGCGTGGGTCTTTACCTCGGCCACGCTGTCGGTGAAGGGCAATTTCACCCACTACGCCGCGCAGCTGGGGCTCGACAAGGACCGCTCGCTGACGCTGCCCAGCCCCTTCGACTATGCGAAACAAGGCCTGCTGTACGTGCCGCGCGACATGCCGGCGCCGCAATCGCCGCAGTTCACCGATGCGGTGGTGCAGGCCGCGCTGCCGCTGATCGAGGCTGCCGGCGGGCGCACCTTCCTGCTGTGCACCACGCTGCGCGCGGTGCAGCGCGCCTCGGACCTGCTCTACGACGCCTTTGCCGAGCGCGGCCTGAACCTGCCGCTGCTGGTGCAGGGCCAGGCCAGCCGCACCGAACTACTGGATCGCTTCCGCGAGCTGGGCAATGCGGTGCTGGTCGGCAGCCAGAGCTTCTGGGAGGGCGTGGACGTGCGCGGCGAGGCGCTGTCGCTGGTGATCATCGACAAGCTGCCATTCGCGCCGCCTGACGACCCGGTGCTGGCCGCGCGCATGGAAGTGCTGCAGAAGAAGGGCCTGAGCCCGTTCGCCGTGCACCAGCTGCCGCATGCGGTGATCACGCTCAAGCAGGGGGCGGGGCGGCTGATCCGCTCGGAGTCGGACCGCGGCGTGCTGGCGATCTTCGATACGCGGCTGGTGGAAAAGCCCTATGGCCGCCAGATCTGGCAGAGCCTGCCGCCGTTCACACGCACGCGCGAAGCGGCGACGGTGGTGCGTTTCCTGGAGTCGTTGCGCGGGGCGGAGACAGCCCGGGCTGGTGCCGAGACTGAAACCGGCGGCGAGGACGCGCCAGAGGAATGACGGCTTTGGTGCCCTGAGGGCGAGGCACAAACAAAAACGGGACGGTCTTGCGACACGTCCCGTTTTTTCATGGCCGCTGGCCGGCAAGCCTCAGAAGACTTCCCACCAGGACTTGTCCTTGCGGCGCTCGCCGTACTTGATGAAGTCGCTGTTGGGGAAATTGTGCTCCATCACGCGGGCGGTATCGTCGCGCAGGTCTTTCATGCCCATCGCGTCATACGAGCGGATCATGATGTACAGCGCTTCTTCGTTGGCCGGTGCGCCGTCGTATTCCTTGAGCGACTGCTGGGCGCGGTTGACCGCAGCAAGGTAGGCACCGCGCTTGTAATAGTACCGCGCGGCATGGACCTCGTGCTGGGCCAGCGAGTTGACGATGTACTGCATGCGCAGCGCGGCGTCGGGCGTGTACTTGCTGTCCGGATACTTTGTGACCAGCGTGTTGAACGCGTCGTAGGCGGCACGCGCGGCCTTGGGGTCGCGCTCGCTCAGGTCCTGGCCGGAGAAGCGGCCCAGCCAGCCCAGGTTGTCGTTGAAGTTGATCAGGCCCTTCAGGTAGTAGGCGTAATCGATATTGGGGTGGTTCGGGTGCAGCTGGATAAAGCGGTCGATGGCTGCCAGCGCGGCCGCGGTCTCGCCGTCCTTGTAGTTGGCGTAGGCGGTATCGATCTGTGCCTGCTGCGCGTAGCGGCCGAACGGATAGCGGCCCTCGAGCTTTTCATACAGCTTGACGGCGCGCGTGTAGTCGCCGCCATCCAGTGCGTCCTTGGCTTCCGAATATAATTTGTTGGCCGACCAGCCGGCGGTTTCGTCGGGCTGGTCCGCTAGCAGGCCGCATGCTGACAGCATGACGCAGCCGCCTGCGAGCAGAACCGCTCCAATTGTCGTGCGCCAGCGCGCGCGTTTCATGCTCTGCAATTGCATGGGCAATCGTATCCCGGATGAAGAAAAATAGCGTCAAGCATTATAGCCCAAGCCCCCAGCCCCAAGCCGACCCGGCAGATGGCGTGGGAGGACTCCCCCCGGAAAGGGTGCGCGCAGCCGCGTCCCTGGCCGATCCCGAGGAATTCGAAGACCTCGCCGAAGGCGCGCCGGCGAGTGCCGCGCCTGGCGCCGAAGCGGGCGTGACCCTGTCGCTGGAGGTGGACAGTGCCGCGCATGGCGAGCGGCTCGATAAATTGCTGGCGCGTCACTTTAGCGAGTTTTCGCGCAGCCGCCTGCAGCAGTGGATCGAAAGCGGCGCCGTGCGCGTCGATGGCCAGGTGCGCCGGCCGCGCGATGCGGTGCAGATGGGCAACCGCATCGAGGTGCAGCCGCAGGCCGCGCCGGAATCGTCGGCCTTTGCGCCCGAAGACGTGCCGCTGGACGTGGTCTATGAAGACGACACGCTGCTGGTGATCAACAAGCCTGCCGGGCTGGTGGTGCATCCCGCCGCCGGCAACTGGAGCGGCACCGTGCTCAACGGGCTGCTGCACCGCGACCCCGCCGCCACGGCGCTGCCGCGCGCGGGCATCGTGCACCGGCTCGACAAGGAGACCTCCGGCCTGATGGTGGTGGCGCGCTCGCTGACAGCGCAGACCGATCTTGTGCGCCAGCTGCAGGCGCGCACGGTCAAGCGCACGTATATCGCGCTGGTGTGGGGCCGCACCTATGACGAAGGCACCATCGACGCGCCCATCGGCCGCGACCCCCGCGAGCGCACGCGCATGGCGATCGTGCATACCGCCAGCGGCAAGCCCTCGCGCACGCATTTCCGCACGCTGGCCACGGTGCCGCTCGGGCGCGGCTTCGTGTCGATGGTGATGTGCAAGCTCGAGACCGGGCGCACGCACCAGATCCGCGTGCACTTCGAATCGATCGGCCATCCGCTGGTGGGCGACCCGGTCTACTTCCGCGCCACGCAGCGCGGCCAGCGCCCGGCGATCCGCGTGCCGTTGCCGGTGCCATATGAGCGCCAGGCGCTGCATGCGTGCAAGCTCGGGCTGGTGCATCCGGCCACCGGCCGGCACATGTCGTGGACGGCGCAGCCGCCCGACGACCTGCAGGCGCTGATCGACGCGTTGGACTTTGAAAGCGCGCAGGCGGAGGATGAGGACGAAGCCTGGGACGAGGTCTGGGAAGGCGGCGAAGCCCACTGGGAATACGCTGGCGAGGATGACGACAGTGACGACGAAGACGATGAGCGCGCCTGAGCCCGCATGGCTGGTCCCTGACTGGCCCGCGCCGGCGCGCGTGCGCGCGGTGTCGACCACGCGCCAGGGCGGCGTCAGCAAGCGGCCGTACGGCCTTGCCGGCGGTGCTCCGGGCGGCCTTAACCTCGGCACCCATGTCGGCGACGATCCGGCCGACGTGGCCCGCAATCGCGAACGGCTGGCCGCGCTACTGCCGTCGATGCCCCGATGGCTCGAACAGGTCCATGGCTGCGCGGTGGCGACGGTCGACCATGTGGTGGCACCCGGCGATCCCGTGCCGAAGGCCGACGCGAGCCTGGCGGTGGCGCCAGGCCACGTCTGCGCCGTGATGACGGCGGACTGCCTGCCCGTGCTCCTGTGCGATGCGCAGGGGACCGTGGTGGGTGCCGCGCACGCGGGCTGGCGCGGCCTGTGCAACGGCGTGATCGAGGCCACGCTGGCGCGGATGCAGGCCACCGCAGGAGGCGGTGATATGCGCTGGCTGGCCTGGCTCGGGCCAGCTATCGGCCCGGATGCCTTCGAGGTCGGGGCTGAAGTGCGCGATGCCTTCCTCGCGCAGGCGCGCCCCGATGAACAGGCCGCAGTGGCGGCTGCTTTCCGCGCCGGAGCGCCCGGCAAATACCTGGCCGACATCTACGCGCTCGCACGCACGCGGCTGGCGCGTGCCGGCTGCGCCGAGGTCTACGGCGGCGACGCATGCACCGTGGCCGATGCGGAACGCTTCTACTCCTACCGCCGCGACGGCGTGACTGGCCGCATGGCGAGCCTGGTCTGGCTCGCGGACTGATCCGGGTCCTTTTTTAGTCGTCCTTGCCCTTGGCCGCGCCGTCCGCTTGTGCCGGCGTGGCATCGCTGGCCTCGGTCGCTGCAACTGCTGCGGCCTGCGCGCGCTCGGCCGCGGCCTTGCGCCGCCGCCGGCCCGGCGTGCCCATGATGTAGAGCACCAGCGCCACCGGCGCCATGCCATACATCAGGAAGGTGGCAATTCCCGCCACCACGTTGTGCTCGGTGATCGCCATCATCAGCGCCACATAGAGCCAGCCAATGGCCACGATGTACATCAGAATTTCATCCTTCTCGCTTATGCTCGACGGCCCTGGCAGATGCGCGCGCGGCATACCGTCCGGTAGGTCGGCGAGCGCATTCGGCGCGGGACGGATTCCCGCATTGACATTGCGTACGTTGCAAGGCAACAATGGCTTCAAATGTTTCGGAATCGCTGATGATTCCCAGGTTTTTGCCGGCAAGCATACCGCATGGTGCTCCCAGCCAGAGCGCCCGCGGCAGTCGGCAAAAAGGGAGCCGCTATCGGGATGGGCGGAAAGCGCGACCGCATTTGATGTCATTGTGTGCGGCGGGCGTCTTCCGCAGGTTCCAGGGCCGATGTGCCGGCAACCCGCCCCATTCGGGGGAGGGCGAAGCCGGGTCCATCCGGATAGCATCACCCTATGCAATAGTGCCGGCCAGGGCAATGCCCGGAGCCGGTTCATACAGTGACGGCAGAGAGACAATTACATCATGGCAACCGGCAAAGGTGCGGCAGCTTCCACTCAGGAAGGCAAGTCCCAACCGTTCAAGTTCACGCCGGGGCCATTCGATCCAGCCACATGGCTGGAATGGTCCCGCCAGTGGCAGGGTACTGAAGGCAACGGCTACGCGGCCGCTCCGGGCATTCCTGGCCTGGACGCGCTGGCGGGCGTCAAGATCGAGCCAGCGCAGCTGGCCGATATCCAGAAGCGCTACATGAAGGACTTTTCGGTCCTGTGGCAGGCCATGGCCGAGGGCAAGCCCGAAGCCGCCGGACCGCTGCATGACCGGCGCTTTGCCGGCGACGCGTGGCGCAACAACATGCCGTACCGCTTCGCCGCCGCGTTCTACCTGCTCAACGCGCGTGCCATGACCGAACTGGCCGACGCCGTCGAGGCCGACGCCAAGACCAGCCAGCGCATCCGCTTCGCGATCTCGCAGTGGGTCGATGCGATGTCGCCGGCGAACTTCCTGGTCACCAATCCCGAGGCGCAGCGCTTGCTGATCGAATCCGGCGGCGAATCGCTGCGCGCCGGCGTGCGCAACATGCTGGAAGACCTGACGCGCGGCAAGATCTCGCAGACCGACGAGACCGCGTTCGAGGTCGGCCGCAATGTCGCGGTGACCGAAGGCGCGGTGGTCTACGAGAACGAGTACTTCCAGCTGCTGCAGTACAAGCCGCTGACCGACAAGGTCCATGCGCGCCCGCTGCTGCTGGTTCCGCCGTGCATCAACAAGTACTACATCCTCGACCTGCAGCCGGAAAGCTCGCTGGTGCGGCATGCGGTGGAGCAGGGGCATACGGTGTTCCTGGTGTCGTGGCGCAACCCCGATGCCAGCATGGCCGGGACTACCTGGGACGACTACATCGAGCACGCCGCCATCCGCGCCATTGAAGTCGCTCAGGACATCAGCGGCCAGGACAAGATCAATGTGCTCGGCTTCTGCGTGGGCGGCACCATCATCTCCACCGCGCTGGCGGTGATGGCCGCGCGCGGCCAGAAGCCCGCGGCCAGCCTGACGCTGCTGACCACGCTGCTGGACTTTGCCGATACTGGCATCCTCGACGTCTTTGTCGACGAGGCCCACGTGCAGCTGCGCGAAGCCACGATCGGCGGCGGCGCCGGTGGGCCGTGCTCGCTGCTGCGCGGCATCGAGCTGGCCAACACGTTCTCGTTCCTGCGCCCCAACGACCTAGTGTGGAACTACGTGGTCGACAACTACCTGAAGGGCAACACGCCGGTGCCGTTCGACCTGTTGTTCTGGAACGGCGACGCCACCAACCTGCCGGGGCCGTGGTACTGCTGGTACCTGCGCCATACCTACCTGCAGAACGAGCTCAAGGTGCCGGGCAAGCTGACGGTGTCCGACACACCGGTGGACCTCGCCAGCATCGACGTGCCGACCTATATCTACGGTTCGCGCGAGGACCATATCGTGCCGTGGACCGCCGCCTATGCCTCGACCGCGCTGCTGAAGAACAAGCTGCGCTTCGTGCTGGGTGCGTCC includes the following:
- a CDS encoding sensor histidine kinase (K07645: qseC; two-component system, OmpR family, sensor histidine kinase QseC [EC:2.7.13.3]), whose amino-acid sequence is MTLQRRLILAVLIAAPVVWLLTIGMTYVRARHEINELYDTDMVRMALQMHSVVPLVDVAAAPSRTRLPQLVEGDQGDAGLGDLAIAAWLPDGKPLHIDPEGDLLPRAPGVKGFTDITINKEPWRLYYLADPDTGWRVCVGQQLGERNELILSYIAAQVLPWAAGLPVLIGLLIWFMRRALAPVRALSADIEGRTPEDRRPLSLEAVPGELVPLVHATNRLLARVSDSIEHERRLTADAAHEMRTPLAALKAQWEIAERSPDETERAQARANVAAGIDRIGRLVSQLLTLSRLEDASGLPSRQPVNWVPVAQQALSDCLGLARQKQVDVELEWPGAGRAPLPIAGDANLLSLMLRNLLDNAIRYSPPDALVTIDFQPDGITVRDQGPGVAPDLLARLGDRFFRGGNGQREHGHGLGISIAQRVARLHGLEIAFANRSDGAGKGLAVRIVRSA
- a CDS encoding RNA-binding protein (K06959: K06959; uncharacterized protein) produces the protein MPRFRLTAFPAAFPMSNLPASVSQKIVSLIAAELSVQPRQVAAAVALLDEGATVPFIARYRKEVTGNLDDTQLRNLEERLLYLRDMEDRRAAILASIQEQGKLTPELQAAIEAAETKQTLEDLYLPYKPKRRTRAQIARECGLEPLAQTLLADPTLDPQTEAAKYVNGNPTADGGVPDVKAALDGARDILSEQFGETAELLGKLREHLWTNGVVASTVMEGKETAEEEKFRDYYAYSETIRTVPSHRALALFRGRNAGVLMVKLGLGEEQDAMVPHSCEGMIARHVGIQNLGRPADKWLGDVCRWCWRVKVQPHLETELLTQLRETAEGEAIKVFGRNLHELLLAAPAGPKSVMGVDPGIRTGCKIAVVDSTGKLLDTATIYPHEPRRDWNGSLATLARLAKQHNVALVSIGNGTASRETDKLVQDLMKQMPELKLTKIVVSEAGASVYSASELAAKEFPDLDVSLRGAVSIARRLQDPLAELVKIDPKSIGVGQYQHDVNQRELARALDAVVEDCVNAVGVDVNTASAPLLARVSGLNTVLARNIVEFRDANGAFPNRVALKKVPRLGDKTFEQAAGFLRINDGDNPLDRSSVHPEAYPVVQRILEHIKKGLRDVMGNRDALRGLPPEKFTDESFGLPTVRDILSELEKPGRDPRPEFKTATFQEGVEDVKDLQPGMVLEGVVTNVAAFGAFVDIGVHQDGLVHISALSNKFVKDAHEVVKAGQIVKVKVMEVDVKRNRIGLSMRLDDEPGQTPARAGGDRGDRGGQRNGGKGSNGGRREQEPAGAMAAAFAKLKR
- a CDS encoding helicase (K03722: dinG; ATP-dependent DNA helicase DinG [EC:3.6.4.12]); this encodes MSDLPDSPELSDAVEVTDAEAPAHAAPADATASRGAELGTIFADTGTLAQAIPGYRPRAAQHKMAEAVAGAIAESDTVIVEAGTGTGKTYAYLVPAMLWGGKVILSTGTKNLQDQLFLRDIPTVRHALNVPVSVALLKGRANYVCHYHLERAQANGRLASRQDAAWLRDIGRFVKETSTGDKAELASVPENAPVWQMVTSTRDNCLGSECPFYKDCFVMRARKEAQQADVVVVNHHLFFADVVLRDTGMAELLPAANTVIFDEAHQLPETATLFFGETLSTSQLLELARDTVAEGLSHARDAVDWVQLGAPLERAARDLRLAFTKDNARLALGQIEADRRIAEPFNETLDALDEALSDFVEMLESQAERAESLQQCHRRALELANKLAAWRSEAAAAPAPQAAEGEGEAAAVPAVPAGPETVRWVEVFSHTVQLHRTPLSIAPIFTRQRDGQPRAWVFTSATLSVKGNFTHYAAQLGLDKDRSLTLPSPFDYAKQGLLYVPRDMPAPQSPQFTDAVVQAALPLIEAAGGRTFLLCTTLRAVQRASDLLYDAFAERGLNLPLLVQGQASRTELLDRFRELGNAVLVGSQSFWEGVDVRGEALSLVIIDKLPFAPPDDPVLAARMEVLQKKGLSPFAVHQLPHAVITLKQGAGRLIRSESDRGVLAIFDTRLVEKPYGRQIWQSLPPFTRTREAATVVRFLESLRGAETARAGAETETGGEDAPEE
- a CDS encoding competence protein ComL (K05807: comL; putative lipoprotein) — its product is MPMQLQSMKRARWRTTIGAVLLAGGCVMLSACGLLADQPDETAGWSANKLYSEAKDALDGGDYTRAVKLYEKLEGRYPFGRYAQQAQIDTAYANYKDGETAAALAAIDRFIQLHPNHPNIDYAYYLKGLINFNDNLGWLGRFSGQDLSERDPKAARAAYDAFNTLVTKYPDSKYTPDAALRMQYIVNSLAQHEVHAARYYYKRGAYLAAVNRAQQSLKEYDGAPANEEALYIMIRSYDAMGMKDLRDDTARVMEHNFPNSDFIKYGERRKDKSWWEVF
- a CDS encoding ribosomal large subunit pseudouridine synthase D (K06180: rluD; 23S rRNA pseudouridine1911/1915/1917 synthase [EC:5.4.99.23]); the encoded protein is MKKNSVKHYSPSPQPQADPADGVGGLPPERVRAAASLADPEEFEDLAEGAPASAAPGAEAGVTLSLEVDSAAHGERLDKLLARHFSEFSRSRLQQWIESGAVRVDGQVRRPRDAVQMGNRIEVQPQAAPESSAFAPEDVPLDVVYEDDTLLVINKPAGLVVHPAAGNWSGTVLNGLLHRDPAATALPRAGIVHRLDKETSGLMVVARSLTAQTDLVRQLQARTVKRTYIALVWGRTYDEGTIDAPIGRDPRERTRMAIVHTASGKPSRTHFRTLATVPLGRGFVSMVMCKLETGRTHQIRVHFESIGHPLVGDPVYFRATQRGQRPAIRVPLPVPYERQALHACKLGLVHPATGRHMSWTAQPPDDLQALIDALDFESAQAEDEDEAWDEVWEGGEAHWEYAGEDDDSDDEDDERA